In Phycisphaerae bacterium, the sequence ACACGCCGCCGGAGTTCAACATCGAGTTCTGCAACTGGCCGCGCGAGCTCGCCCGCGACTGCGACGTCATCGCGGTGCTCCCGGCCGGCGATCCCAACGAGCTGCTGGTCGATGCGGCGTTCCTGCAGAGCATGCCGGACGGCGCCTACCTGGTGCACGTGGGTCACCCGGGCGCGGTCGACGAGGCCGCCCTGGCGCGGGCCGTCGAGCAGCGTCATCTGCGCGTCGCGCTCGACGTCTGCTCCTCCGAACCCGCCGGCGACACCGGCCGCTTCCGCTGGCGTTTCGGCGATCTCGTCAATGTCATCGGCACGCAACACATCGGCAGCCTCACCGCCCAGGCGCGCCAGGCCACCGCCGACGAGGTCGTCCACATCGTCCGGTCGTTCGTCGTCTCCGGCGAAGTGCTGAACTGCCTGAATCTCTGCGACCGCAGCCCGGCCACCTGGCAGCTTGTGCTGCGCGTCCGCGACCAGGTCGGGGTGATGGCGGCCATTCTGGACGCCATCCGCGCCGACGGCATCAACGCGCAGGAGATGGCCAGCCGCGTGTTTACGGGCGCCAAGGCCGCGTGGTGCGTCATCGCCCTGGAAGAGCGCCCCAGCACCGAGGCGCTCGAGAGCATCCGGGCCCTGCCGGACGTCCTCCATCTGGAACTGCGGGCGGTCGTCTGATAGGCTCTGCGGGGGCAGTCGCCCGAGATTTGTTCCCCGGCCCCACAACCGCGCCCGGGGTAGAGTGTATAAGGACGCGGAAGTAGAATGACTAACCGCATGTGTGACACGCTGACCCGTGGCGCCTTGGCCGGCGTCTTGGTTTTGTGCAGCGCCGGGCCGCTCCTCGGACGTGCCCAGGACGGGGCGGGTGCGCCCGCCCAGCCCCCTCCGGGGCTGCGTGCCGAACTGCAGGCCCTGCGGGTCCTCTACAACCCCGACTTTCCCATCCGCCTCCGCTTCCTGCTCATCAACACCGCCGACGAGCCCGCGGACCTGCCACTGGCTGAACCGGTCGCGGCCGGCGACGGTATCACGCTCCCGCTGCAGTTGGTCGTCGGCACCGGCGCCCAGCGCCCGCTAAAGGTGATCCACGGCACGGAAACGCCGGT encodes:
- a CDS encoding hydroxyacid dehydrogenase, whose amino-acid sequence is MKIVVACELPDPALDELRTLTPDVHYLPQASPAELRDSLADAGILIVGTTRVSPELITRAPVLQMIVHAGSGPGDVAVEDASAAGVFVTHCPDKDAEAIAELTLGLILALDRRIVSNTVALRENRWTRGESTDARGLYNRTLGILGYGAVGRLVAQRALAFGMHVRAWSPEPVDTPPEFNIEFCNWPRELARDCDVIAVLPAGDPNELLVDAAFLQSMPDGAYLVHVGHPGAVDEAALARAVEQRHLRVALDVCSSEPAGDTGRFRWRFGDLVNVIGTQHIGSLTAQARQATADEVVHIVRSFVVSGEVLNCLNLCDRSPATWQLVLRVRDQVGVMAAILDAIRADGINAQEMASRVFTGAKAAWCVIALEERPSTEALESIRALPDVLHLELRAVV